A part of Arthrobacter dokdonellae genomic DNA contains:
- the glgB gene encoding 1,4-alpha-glucan branching protein GlgB, producing the protein MDRALLGLVADWLPAQRWYPLKGDAGHGSTLRLAGSLELPTSSGTAFTVLFLDVLPLVTALGGRPAGPTVSTPPADDVGPPVTLHVPLGVSRSSPPGLPGAAMLGKLPSGHWVYDALADPAFMSAWLDVISGATPLEGVRTWSSGRGPGGTGAGGADVAGAGGAERVAAMRTMPGEQSNSSVVFDLDGQPLVAKFFRVLQAGAHPEVEIGRALARAGCAFVPALHATASVRPSFLGAGPGETTLFVIHSFVAGGEDGWGMAVAAASSGRDFAPHARAIGAGLAHMHGDLLTSLGAKDPAAQPDALVEAVIARLTWAWGLAGVAVGPYGEALGEIMAQLRQMRQAPPLQRIHGDLHLGQLLHVGDAAGPRWYFLDFEGEPLRPLAGRSDPDVPLRDVVGMLRSLDYAGAHAVNHGSTTVGDAADWVHGASAAFIDGYQDVRPNSIEPDSALFMSLWLDKALYEVVYELQNRPDWVGVPVKAVRDFFESRESSVDMGPKKTAPLAVEAGVLASVSEGTYYAPHSVLGAHLDSDGFATIRTLRHLAESVKVVTSGRSYAMTHEFGGIWVAVVPVEEAGHVPDYRLQVRYADGTHESDDAYRYLPTVGELDLHLMAEGRHETLWTVLGAHVQRFHSSLGDVSGVSFSVWVPAVRAVRVIGEFNNWDGRAHAMRSLGTSGVWELFIPDAAVGDRYKFEILTEHGQWLEKADPMAYGTEVPPLTASRVVESNYAFQDSEWMAARAARDPHNSPMSAYEVHLGSWRQGLSYRELAVELVEYVKWLGFTHVEFMPVSEHPFGGSWGYQVTSYYAPTSRFGHPDEFRFLIDSLHQAGIGVIMDWVPAHFPKDEWALAKFNGGAQYEHSDPRLGEHPDWGTLIFDFGRNEVRNFLVANALYWLEEFHIDGLRVDAVASMLYLDYSREEGQWSPNRFGGRENLEAISFLQEMNATAYRRNPGIVTIAEESTAFPGVTAPTSANGLGFGIKWNMGWMHDSLTYMAEDPVNRGWHHNQITFSLVYAFTENFLLPISHDEVVHGKGSLLRKMPGDRWQQLANLRAYLAFQWAHPGKQLIFMGTEFGQEAEWSEQHGLDWWLAENLPHRGIQLLVKELNRVYTATPALSAQDNKPEGFTWINGGDTTHNVVSFIRWDGKGNPLVCIINFAGVAYEGYRVGLPHAGQWEEALNTDHAEFGGSNVLNEGRLAAEGKSWDGQNASLALRIPPLGAIYLQPAKD; encoded by the coding sequence ATGGACCGCGCGCTCCTTGGCCTCGTGGCGGACTGGCTGCCCGCCCAGCGCTGGTATCCGCTCAAGGGCGACGCCGGTCACGGCAGCACCCTGCGCCTGGCTGGATCCCTGGAGCTGCCCACCTCCAGCGGCACGGCCTTCACGGTGCTGTTCCTGGACGTGCTCCCGTTGGTCACCGCGTTAGGCGGACGGCCCGCCGGTCCCACTGTTTCGACGCCGCCCGCGGACGACGTCGGTCCCCCCGTCACGCTGCACGTTCCGCTGGGCGTCTCCCGCAGCAGCCCTCCGGGGCTCCCCGGCGCCGCGATGCTGGGGAAGCTGCCTTCCGGCCACTGGGTGTATGACGCGCTGGCCGACCCCGCTTTCATGTCCGCCTGGCTGGACGTGATTTCCGGTGCCACGCCGCTGGAGGGCGTGCGCACGTGGAGCAGCGGCCGCGGCCCCGGCGGCACGGGCGCAGGTGGCGCCGACGTGGCGGGGGCCGGCGGCGCGGAGCGCGTTGCGGCCATGCGGACCATGCCGGGCGAACAGTCAAACAGCTCGGTGGTCTTTGACCTGGATGGCCAACCCCTGGTTGCTAAATTCTTCCGCGTGCTCCAGGCCGGGGCGCACCCCGAAGTGGAGATCGGCCGTGCGCTGGCCAGGGCCGGATGCGCCTTCGTTCCCGCCTTGCACGCGACCGCCAGCGTCCGGCCTTCATTCCTTGGCGCCGGGCCTGGCGAGACCACGCTCTTCGTCATCCACTCTTTCGTCGCCGGCGGCGAGGACGGGTGGGGGATGGCAGTGGCCGCGGCGTCCAGCGGCAGGGATTTCGCCCCCCACGCCCGCGCCATCGGTGCCGGTCTGGCACACATGCACGGCGACCTGCTCACGTCCTTGGGCGCCAAAGACCCTGCCGCCCAGCCCGACGCGTTGGTGGAGGCAGTCATCGCGCGGCTCACGTGGGCCTGGGGGTTGGCGGGCGTCGCCGTCGGGCCCTATGGAGAGGCGCTCGGCGAAATCATGGCACAGCTGCGCCAAATGCGTCAGGCGCCACCCCTGCAACGCATCCACGGCGACCTGCACCTGGGCCAGCTCCTCCACGTGGGCGACGCAGCCGGTCCCCGGTGGTACTTTTTGGACTTTGAGGGCGAACCACTCCGCCCCCTGGCCGGACGCAGCGACCCGGACGTGCCATTGCGTGACGTAGTGGGCATGTTGCGTTCGCTCGACTACGCTGGCGCACACGCCGTCAATCACGGCTCCACCACGGTTGGCGACGCGGCGGATTGGGTCCATGGCGCCAGCGCGGCCTTCATTGACGGCTATCAGGACGTCCGGCCGAACAGCATTGAACCGGATTCGGCACTTTTTATGTCATTGTGGCTGGACAAGGCGTTGTACGAGGTTGTTTATGAATTGCAGAACCGGCCTGATTGGGTTGGGGTGCCGGTAAAGGCCGTACGGGATTTTTTTGAATCAAGGGAAAGCAGTGTGGACATGGGACCGAAGAAGACAGCACCGCTGGCAGTCGAGGCCGGAGTCTTGGCCAGTGTTTCCGAGGGCACGTACTACGCACCGCACTCGGTGCTCGGCGCGCATTTGGATTCGGACGGATTTGCCACCATCCGCACGCTGCGCCACTTGGCGGAGTCGGTGAAGGTGGTGACCAGCGGCCGGAGCTACGCCATGACACACGAATTCGGTGGCATATGGGTTGCCGTGGTGCCCGTGGAGGAAGCCGGCCATGTCCCGGACTACCGGCTGCAGGTCCGCTACGCCGACGGCACGCATGAAAGCGACGACGCCTACAGGTACCTGCCCACCGTGGGAGAACTGGACCTTCACCTGATGGCGGAAGGACGGCACGAAACGTTGTGGACCGTTCTGGGCGCACATGTGCAGCGCTTCCACTCCAGCCTGGGCGATGTTTCCGGTGTCAGCTTCTCGGTGTGGGTTCCCGCCGTGAGGGCAGTGCGCGTGATCGGCGAATTCAACAACTGGGACGGCCGGGCGCATGCCATGCGCAGCCTCGGAACAAGCGGTGTGTGGGAACTGTTCATTCCTGACGCTGCCGTGGGCGACCGCTATAAGTTTGAGATCCTGACCGAACACGGCCAGTGGCTGGAAAAAGCCGATCCCATGGCCTACGGTACTGAAGTCCCGCCGCTGACGGCGTCCCGGGTGGTGGAATCCAACTACGCGTTCCAGGACTCAGAATGGATGGCTGCCCGCGCCGCACGGGATCCGCACAACTCGCCCATGAGCGCGTATGAGGTACACCTGGGCTCATGGCGCCAGGGGCTTTCCTACCGCGAGCTGGCCGTCGAACTCGTCGAGTACGTCAAATGGCTTGGCTTCACGCACGTCGAGTTCATGCCTGTGTCCGAACACCCGTTTGGCGGCTCGTGGGGGTACCAAGTCACGTCGTACTACGCGCCGACTTCGCGCTTCGGGCACCCGGATGAATTCCGTTTCCTCATCGATTCACTACACCAGGCGGGGATCGGCGTCATCATGGACTGGGTCCCTGCCCACTTCCCGAAGGACGAATGGGCCCTCGCCAAGTTCAACGGCGGTGCGCAATACGAACACTCCGACCCGCGCCTTGGCGAACACCCGGACTGGGGGACCCTCATCTTCGATTTTGGCCGCAACGAGGTGCGGAACTTTCTGGTGGCCAACGCCCTGTACTGGCTCGAGGAATTCCACATCGACGGACTGCGGGTGGACGCCGTGGCGTCCATGCTCTACCTGGACTATTCGCGCGAAGAGGGGCAGTGGAGCCCGAACCGCTTCGGCGGCCGGGAAAATCTGGAAGCCATCAGCTTCCTCCAGGAAATGAACGCCACCGCCTACCGGCGAAACCCGGGCATTGTCACCATTGCCGAAGAGTCCACGGCATTCCCCGGCGTCACCGCACCCACCAGCGCCAACGGGCTGGGCTTCGGCATCAAATGGAACATGGGCTGGATGCACGACTCCCTGACGTACATGGCCGAGGACCCGGTGAACCGCGGCTGGCACCACAACCAGATCACGTTTTCCCTGGTCTACGCATTCACGGAAAACTTCCTGCTGCCCATCAGCCATGACGAAGTGGTCCACGGCAAGGGATCGCTGCTGCGAAAAATGCCGGGGGACCGGTGGCAGCAACTGGCCAACCTTCGTGCGTATTTGGCGTTCCAATGGGCTCACCCGGGTAAGCAGCTGATCTTCATGGGTACCGAATTCGGCCAGGAAGCCGAATGGAGCGAACAGCACGGACTGGATTGGTGGCTGGCGGAGAACCTGCCGCACCGCGGAATCCAGCTGTTGGTCAAGGAGCTCAACCGCGTTTACACCGCCACCCCCGCGCTCTCGGCCCAGGACAACAAGCCTGAGGGCTTCACGTGGATCAACGGCGGAGACACCACGCACAACGTGGTGTCCTTCATCCGTTGGGACGGCAAGGGGAACCCGTTGGTCTGCATCATCAACTTTGCCGGCGTCGCCTATGAGGGTTACCGAGTGGGCCTGCCCCACGCCGGCCAGTGGGAGGAGGCCCTCAATACGGACCATGCGGAATTTGGCGGGTCCAATGTCCTTAACGAAGGGCGTCTCGCCGCGGAGGGAAAGTCATGGGACGGCCAGAACGCCTCGCTTGCCCTCCGGATTCCGCCACTTGGCGCCATCTACCTCCAGCCGGCCAAGGACTGA